Proteins from a genomic interval of Thunnus maccoyii chromosome 1, fThuMac1.1, whole genome shotgun sequence:
- the LOC121898400 gene encoding calretinin-like isoform X1 has protein sequence MATQAQQPPHLHLAELTAAQFIDIWKHFDADGNGYIEGKELENFFKELETARRGAGVDPTHVAFKEKMKEFMAKFDKNADGRIEMSELAQLLPTEENFLLCFREFVGSSSEFMAAWRRYDTDRSGYIESNELKGFLSDLLKKANRNYDDKKLNEYTQTILRMFDLNGDGKLGLSEMARLLPVQENFLLKFQGTRLTVKEFDSLFTLYDKDGNGYIDEQELDALLKDLCDKNKMDVGAGGLVGYKKSIMALSDGGKLYRTELEIVLCRDSTL, from the exons ATGGCAACCCAAGCACAGCAGCCGCCCCACCTGCACCTGGCTGAGCTCACCGCAGCGCAGTTCATCGACATCTGGAAACATTTCGACGCAGACG GAAACGGTTACATCGAAGGGAAGGAGCTGGAAAACTTCTTCAAAGAGCTGGAGACTGCGAGGCGAGGAGCAGGCGTG GATCCTACACATGTTGCATTcaaagaaaagatgaaggagTTCATGGCCAAATTTGACAAGAACGCTGATGGGAGAATTGAGATGTCAGAG TTGGCTCAGCTTCTGCCCACAGAAGAAAACTTCCTGCTCTGTTTCAGAGAGTTTGTGGGATCCAGCTCTGAGTTCATGGCT GCCTGGCGAAGGTATGACACCGACCGCAGTGGATACATCGAGTCGAATGAGCTGAAg GGTTTCCTGTCAGACCTGCTGAAGAAGGCTAACAGAAACTATGATGATAAGAAGCTCAATGAGTACACACAGACAATT CTAAGGATGTTTGATCTTAATGGCGATGGTAAGCTGGGCCTCTCTGAGATGGCGAG GCTCTTGCCCGTCCAAGAAAACTTCTTGCTGAAGTTCCAG GGCACCAGGCTTACGGTTAAAGAATTCGACTCCCTTTTCACTCTCTACGATAAG GATGGTAATGGCTATATTGACGAGCAGGAGCTGGATGCTTTGCTGAAGGACCTCTGTGACAAGAACAAAATG GATGTGGGAGCAGGAGGACTTGTGGGGTACAAGAAGAGCATCATGGCTCTGTCGGATGGAGGGAAACTGTACCGCACTGAGCTGGAGATTGTCCTCTGCCGGGACTCCACACTGTGA
- the LOC121898400 gene encoding calretinin-like isoform X2, giving the protein MAASMEEDLLGNGYIEGKELENFFKELETARRGAGVDPTHVAFKEKMKEFMAKFDKNADGRIEMSELAQLLPTEENFLLCFREFVGSSSEFMAAWRRYDTDRSGYIESNELKGFLSDLLKKANRNYDDKKLNEYTQTILRMFDLNGDGKLGLSEMARLLPVQENFLLKFQGTRLTVKEFDSLFTLYDKDGNGYIDEQELDALLKDLCDKNKMDVGAGGLVGYKKSIMALSDGGKLYRTELEIVLCRDSTL; this is encoded by the exons atggcggcctccatggaagaggacctgctcg GAAACGGTTACATCGAAGGGAAGGAGCTGGAAAACTTCTTCAAAGAGCTGGAGACTGCGAGGCGAGGAGCAGGCGTG GATCCTACACATGTTGCATTcaaagaaaagatgaaggagTTCATGGCCAAATTTGACAAGAACGCTGATGGGAGAATTGAGATGTCAGAG TTGGCTCAGCTTCTGCCCACAGAAGAAAACTTCCTGCTCTGTTTCAGAGAGTTTGTGGGATCCAGCTCTGAGTTCATGGCT GCCTGGCGAAGGTATGACACCGACCGCAGTGGATACATCGAGTCGAATGAGCTGAAg GGTTTCCTGTCAGACCTGCTGAAGAAGGCTAACAGAAACTATGATGATAAGAAGCTCAATGAGTACACACAGACAATT CTAAGGATGTTTGATCTTAATGGCGATGGTAAGCTGGGCCTCTCTGAGATGGCGAG GCTCTTGCCCGTCCAAGAAAACTTCTTGCTGAAGTTCCAG GGCACCAGGCTTACGGTTAAAGAATTCGACTCCCTTTTCACTCTCTACGATAAG GATGGTAATGGCTATATTGACGAGCAGGAGCTGGATGCTTTGCTGAAGGACCTCTGTGACAAGAACAAAATG GATGTGGGAGCAGGAGGACTTGTGGGGTACAAGAAGAGCATCATGGCTCTGTCGGATGGAGGGAAACTGTACCGCACTGAGCTGGAGATTGTCCTCTGCCGGGACTCCACACTGTGA